TAGGCCCTCTTAGTATCAATATGCAGGGAATTAAGGTTATGGATATTAAAAATGCGGCAACAACGCCGAAGCTCGAAAAGATACCGAATTCAAAGATGGGGACGACGGAGGTAAAACAAAAAGAAACAAAGCCTGCAAATGTTGTGAGAGCTGCCAAAAAAACCGGTCTTATAACCTCGCTTAAGGCTTTGATAACCTGTTCTTTATGCTCCTCTTTTGAGATGGAATCATCTTGTATGACTTCATCATAATAGTGGTTTATAACATGGATGCCGTATGCCGAACCGACTGCAATTAAAATAATCGGCAAAATTGTAGAAAGAATCGATAAGGGAACATTAAAAAGAGCCATCGCTCCCAAAGCCCATATTACGGAGCATATAACCGTCAAAAGCGGTAAAAACACACCGGTAAACCTTCTAAAAGAAAGAAATAAAACGCCTAAAACGACAATGATAACAAGAGGAACTAAAAAGCTTAAATCATGGGCGGTTGCCTCATTTACTATCTCGTTAAAAATAGGAGTTCCCGTCAGGTAAATTTTAGAATCGGGAAAATTCCAAGAGTCTGTCAGTTTCATAATTTTACGGCAGGCCGCAATAGTTTCGGGAGAACCGCTTTCTTCATTCGTTATATTAAGGAAAACGAGGATTTGGGTTGCATGTAAATCCTCCGAAACAAGGCTCCGTTCATACATGTCCCAACTGCGGAGCTTATGTTTAATAGACTTAATTTCTTCTTCCGCACCCGAAAAATCCGGCGGAATAATGAGCTCGCTTACAATCCCTTCTTCGCCAATGTCTATATGGGTTGTATTTGTTATCAAAACCGTGTTTTTTACCAACTCAATTTCTTTTAGTTTTTCATCCAGTTGTTTCACTTCATCTAAAAATTCTTTATCTATGATAGTAGAAAAGCGGCGTTCAATACCTATTAGTATAGGTACATCTTCGCCGAAAATGTCGGCAATTTTTTTTGCACTGATTCTGGAAGGATCGTTTTTAGGAATAAAACGGAAATTATTATTATCAAAATTTAATCTTATTATTTGAAGAGCAAAAAACAAGGTTATGGCAAGAATTGTTATCAGCATTGCTACGGGATGTTTATAAAACTTGTTTATGGAAAATATGCGTTTTTTTTCTTTTTTCATAATGGGGCTCCCTCGACAAGATTTGTTAATTATATAACCGCCTTATATTTTTGTCAATACAATAAGGGGAAGGGACAACCCCCCGTTCAGAGCGGTGGTTTTTCCCTTCCCCTTTGACCCCATCCCTTTTCCTCGCGCTGCCAAAGGGGATTTCCCCTTTGGAAACCCCGACTTTTTTCAAATTTTACTATTTATTGCAAACAATTTCTATAATAATTATGAAAAGGGGGAATTTTTTTTCCTTAGTTAAATAATTTTTACAAGAGGTAAAAAATGAACCCTGTATTATTGGTCTAAGATGTACAATGAAAACATAAAACAAGGTCAAGACTATACAAAATTGCCAAAGTGTATTACAATAAACTTGATAGGAAAAGGCTTTGATAAAAATAAGCGTTTGCACAATAAGTATCTTGTTCTTGAACAAGATACAAAAGAGCCTTTAGTTTCAAAACTTGAGATTCATATACTAAACCTTGAAAAAGCGAGACTCTTAAAGAAATCTCAATACAAGGATAATAAAACAAAACGCTTATTAAATTGGCTGAAATTTATCGAAACTGATAATGTGGAGGTACGTAATATGCTGGCACAAGAATCACAGATGATGAGAAAGGCAAATGAGACTATTACAATAATGGAAATGAGTCCTAGAGATAAATGGCTTTATGATTCCCGTATGAAATATGAACATGATAGAGCTTCATGTATAAGTGAAGGGTATCAACAGGGTATTGAAGTGGGAATATTGCAGGGCGAAATAAAAGGGAGGCAAGAAGGTATTGAACAAGGCTTTGCCGACGGCTCTTATCAAACTAAACTTGAAACGGCAAGATTGATGAAACAAGCAAACTGTGAGCTTGGATTTATCATACAAATGACCGGTCTAAGTAAAGAAGAGATAGAGAAGCTCTAATTAAGGAAGTATCCTCTTTTTTGGAGAAAATTATAGTTTGGTCATAACCATAACCACCTGCAAGTTGGAAAAAACTCCGGCTTGGGGCAGTTTTTCTATTAAAATGGCTTCCTCTAATACAAATATAAATTTGTTTTCCTATCGACTTTTTCTTATTTTTTATGTATTATAGTAAAATAAATTAGAGATATTATTGGAGAATGTATGAGTAAAAATAACGACGATAAAAACCAAAACGATCCCTTTAACTTTTTTAATTTCGGACCGGATTCGGACGGAGACGATAAAAAATCACCCAAGAAGCCGTTTTTTTCTGTATGGCTTTTAGCGCCGCTTGTAGTTGTCATTTTTATTTTGGTTAATCAGTTGATGATTCTCAATAGCTCCGCCCTGATTCCCTTTTCTGAATTTAAAGATAGAATTACATCTGGACAGATAAAAAAGGTTGTTCTAGGCCCTGTTTATTTTAGCGGATATACCAGCATACAGGATGATGATGCTTCAAATACCTCTTTATTTTCATTTTTATCGGTGCAAAAAAATACTAACGAATATGTAACAGTCGGGATATACACCTCGGAATTTTTACAGCTTTTAGATGACCATCATGTAGTTTATCATGTAAAGCCTAAAGAAAGAAGTTATTTTGTTGAACTTCTTTTACAGTGGGTGCTTCCCTTCCTTTTGATATTCCTTGTTTGGCGTGCCATTATGCGGCGTATGACAAAGAGTATGGGCGGCTTGGGCGGAAGCATTTTTTCTCCCGGGCAGGCCAGAAGTGCGGCAATCGACGAGGGAAAGGTTGAAACCCGCTTTAAGGATGTCGCAGGTGTAGATGAAGCTAAAGAAGAATTAATGGAAGTTGTAGACTTCTTAAAATATCCTCAAAAATATACCGAAATAGGCGGAAAGATTCCGCGAGGTGTTCTTTTGGTAGGTCCTCCCGGAACGGGAAAAACCCTCCTTGCACGAGCCGTCGCTGGGGAGGCTGGAGTTCCTTTCTTTAGAATAAGCGGTTCGGACTTTGTCGAAATGTTTGTCGGTGTAGGAGCTTCCCGTGTGCGTGACCTATTCAGGCAGGCCCGTGAAAAAGCTCCCTGTATTATATTTATAGACGAATTGGATGCTATCGGAAAGTCGCGTCATAATTCTTACAGCTCAAATGATGAGCGTGAACAAACTTTGAACCAGCTTTTGGTTGAAATGGACGGCTTTGACAATAAGACGGGCTTGATTCTTTTGGCTGCCACCAACCGCCCCGATGTTTTGGATCCGGCCTTGTTAAGACCCGGCCGCTTTGACAGGCAGGTTGTGGTTGACCGCCCCGATGTAAAGGGAAGAGAGCAGATTCTCAAGCTTCATGCAGAAAATGTAAAACTCGATGCTTCGGCCGATTTGGCTTCGATAGCCCGCATTACAGCAGGCTGTTCAGGTGCCGACCTTGCAAATATTATAAATGAGGCTGCTCTTTTGGCTGTCAGAAGTAAAAGAAAGACCGTCATTATGACTGACTTGGATGAAGCCGTTGAAAAGGCAATGATAGGCTTACAGAAAAAATCCCGCGTAATCCGCGAAGAAGAAAGAAAAGTAATAGCCTACCATGAAACGGGACATGCCATAGTGGGCAGCTTTACCGATGGGGCCGATAAGGTACATAAGGTAACCATAGTTCCCCGCGGAACCTCGACTTTGGGCTATACCTTCCATATTCCCGAAGACGATAAGCACATCGTTACCGAAAAGCAGCTTTTGGCCGAGATAGATGTTCTTTTAGGAGGCCGTGCCGCAGAACAAGTAAAATTCAATATGGTTTCTACCGGAGCTGCAAACGATTTAACCCGTGCCACCGATATTGCCCGAAGCCTTATAACCGATTACGGTATGAGCTCTAAATTTAAAAACGTCGCCTTGAGTAAACGGGGTGCCGGATATCTTGGCGATAATGAACCTAGGTTGGTGCGTGAATATGCCGAAACAACCCAGCAATACATCGATGAAGAAATCGCAAAGATAATCAATACCCGCTATGAGGGTGTTATAAAAATGCTGAACGAAAAAAAGCATCTTTTGGAAAAGATAGCAACAACCCTTTTAGAAAAGGAAACCATAGAAAACGAAGAATTCGATGCGATAATCGCTGAGGAGAAGGCTCCTAAACTTTTTGAAAAAGAGGGTGGATAGACTATGGTGGTTTAAAAAAAGGACTATTTATGAAAAGTATTTTAAAAGTAAAAAAGATTAAAACAAAACTTATTGCATTACTGCTTTTACTTATCGCTTTTACCAGTCTAAGCATCAGCAGTATCTTTATTCGGCATTTTTACATTACAACAAAGCAAAATATTGCTTCCGATTTACAGACCATTGCGGATGATGGGGCGCTTCTGGTAAACGAAAAAATTAACACTACAAAGACTGCATTGGAAATTCTTTCCCGTATGCCGGAATTACGCGATCCAAATCTGCATCCTAGGGAAAAAGCGGCTATTATTGACAGGGAGCTTCAATATAACAAAGCATTTCTTCGGTTTTCTTTTACACCGGCTGATGGTACCGGATTTTGTGCGACGGGGCCGAGTTATAATGCGGCAAATTCCGAATGGTTTAGAACGGCTATGAGCGGTAAATTTTTTATTACGGAACCGTACTTTGCGATGATGGACAAAAAATTTATTTGCTTGCTGGCTGTTCCTGTTTTTGACGGAGAAAAAGTTATCGGTGTACTTGGAATCGATACGTTAGCTGAAAGCTTATCTGTACTGGTGAAAACAACGCCTGTCGGACAAGCCGGTTATTGTTCTATCAACGGGCGGGATGGTACCGTTATTGCCGACCCTGATGAAGGGGCTGTTCGTGATCAAGAAAATCCTATTTTACTCGCTAAAAGCAATCAGGCCTTTAGTCAAATCGGAACATTTATCGAACAGTCGCTGAACGGAAAGCAGGAGCCTTCTATTGTTCAATATAAAGGAACAGACTATATTAGCCTATCAGCGGATGGCTGTTTACTGCACGCTTACCATACCAAGAGTTTAAGGCTCCGATTATCACATCATTGTTCCAAATGCTGGGAATTATTATTCTGATTTTTATAATAGCCGATATTATTGCTATTTTCTTTGCAAGAAGAATTAGTACTCCGTTGCGGAATATTACGACGGCATTGCAAAGTATTTCAGAAGGCGATGGCGATTTAACGGCTTCACTGCCGGTCAATGGAAATGACGAAATTGCTCATATCGCCTATTTTTTTAATAAAACTATTGAAAAAATACGGGCATCAATTCTACTTGTAGGGCAGAATACCGGTATTATGCAACAGATAGGGGATGAGCTTTCCTGCAATATGACCGAAACTGCGTCATCTATTCACCAAATAAATATGAATATTGCAAATGTTAAACAGCAGGTTGTTTCTCAGTCCGAAAATGTTGCCGATGCAGTATCATCAGTTGACGAAATTAAAGAGGCGATAGAAGCGTTAAATGCAAATGTTCAAAAACAGGTAGAAAGTGTTGCAGCGTCCTCCAAATCGATAGAATATATGGTAGAGAATATACAAGAAGTTGCCAAGACACTCGGAGCAAGCGAGGCTTTGATTGAAAATCTGCACCAAGCGACTTCAGACGGAAAAGAAACAATCGGTAACTCAAATACTATTACCCAAAAGATTACCGAAGAATCAGGCAGTTTGCTTGAAGCAAGCAGTGTAATTCAGCATATTGCAAGTCAGACGAACCTATTGGCTATGAATGCGGCAATTGAGGCTGCCCATGCCGGTGAAGCGGGGAAAGGCTTTGCCGTTGTCGCGGACGAAATCCGCAAGCTCGCCGAAGATTCTGCCACCCAAGGAAAGACTATTACCGCAACTCTTAAAAATTTCAGCAATGAGATAGAAAGGCTTTCAGGTATTTCCCATACTGTTGAAGAAACCTTTAACAGTATCTTTACCCTTGCAGATCAGGTAAAAGCTATCAGCAACAAGATTACTAGTGCAATGCAGGAGCAGTCCTCTTGCAGCCGCACTGTACTCGATACGATGAATGAGATGTCGGGTGTAACCGGCGAGGTAAGTACCGGTTCTGCAAACATTTTGCGTAGTGGGGAAAACATTGCAAAAGATATTCACAAACTAAATGATTCGGCAAGCGTTATTACCGACAGTATGAATGAAATGGCCTCCGGAGCGGGACAAATTGATAATGCCGTAACGGAAGCAAATGAGATTACACATAAGAATAAACAAAGTATTGAAAGTTTGGCAGTGGAAGTCGGTAAATTCAAAGTGTAATCTTTTTGAAAATAGGCGGGCAATTACTGCGTCGCACGCCGAAAATAAAGCGGAGGCGTATCAGGTATACGTTGAGCATTTATTTTCGGCGTACATTCTTCAGCGGGGGATACCCCATTAAAACCATCCGGCAGTTATTCTTTCCAGTGCAGTTTTTCTTTTTGATAGTAGTTTTTTACACTTTCTGCAACGGGCTTGCCTTCCAAATCGGTGTAGGGGCACTGCTTTGAACCCGTACCGAGAAAAATAGCTTCATAATCACCGTTTGTGATGACATCGATGGGCAGGTTTTTGTACGCTATGTCGTAGTCAAGCCCTCGTGTGTTTCTTTCGTATAAAAAGCCGATACCGCCGTCGCGTTGTACATCCATAGTCGAATAGGCGCTGTCTTCGTTTTGCACCAAGTAACTGTGGCTGTTCCATGCGGAAGCCGAAATAAAATCGTTTACGCTTATACTACCGTTCGGCAGCTCGCGCCAATGGATGGTAACGTTTTTGCGCTTCCACACGTCAGGTAACGATTGGAATGCAAGGTAGACCGGCTTTTTTGTACCGTCGGTTTTACGAGCTTTTACAATAAGGATTTCACCGTTCGTACCCTGGCCGTGGCTGTAATCCAAAGTTTTTTTCTCGCTCCACTGGCCGCCACCGGAAGCAGCATCATCGTAAGTAAAAATACTAAAAAATCGGCCGTTATTTTTTCGGCTGGAAAGTATAACGCTGCCGTCCGGCAGTTCTTCCACTTTTGCTTCATTTCCGTCAGGGATGGGAGAGTTTGTTGCATCTCCCAATACATGCCACGTAGAACCGAAGTCATCGGAATATACGACGGCATTGCCGTAATCCAGGCTCAACAGCGCCGAATAAATGCGGTAATGGCTGCCTGCTTTAATATAGCGCGACTGCATAATTCTGCCCGAGCCGAAAAACAGGCTTTTCCATGTGGAATTAAACCCGAAAATCGTATCGGAAATATCTTTTTTCCCCGAATCGGGAAAGGTTTTGCCCCCGTCGTCAGATACAAATTGAATGACCTTCAGATGATTGGAATGTGTGCCGTTTGGATAAAAAACATTTCCGTGTACACACAATATGAGTACCTTGTCCGATTCGCGATCGGCAACGATGGCAGCGTCTCCGTAGCCGTTATGATCACCGTCCGGTATCTTTGTGATATTGGTATCGCCCGACCATGTTTTGCCGTTATCTTCCGAACGTTTAATCAATAAATCAATACCATGACCGTACCCCAAATCGGTGTTGTCTGTGTAGCGCAAATCGGTTACG
The DNA window shown above is from Treponema denticola and carries:
- the ftsH gene encoding ATP-dependent zinc metalloprotease FtsH, giving the protein MSKNNDDKNQNDPFNFFNFGPDSDGDDKKSPKKPFFSVWLLAPLVVVIFILVNQLMILNSSALIPFSEFKDRITSGQIKKVVLGPVYFSGYTSIQDDDASNTSLFSFLSVQKNTNEYVTVGIYTSEFLQLLDDHHVVYHVKPKERSYFVELLLQWVLPFLLIFLVWRAIMRRMTKSMGGLGGSIFSPGQARSAAIDEGKVETRFKDVAGVDEAKEELMEVVDFLKYPQKYTEIGGKIPRGVLLVGPPGTGKTLLARAVAGEAGVPFFRISGSDFVEMFVGVGASRVRDLFRQAREKAPCIIFIDELDAIGKSRHNSYSSNDEREQTLNQLLVEMDGFDNKTGLILLAATNRPDVLDPALLRPGRFDRQVVVDRPDVKGREQILKLHAENVKLDASADLASIARITAGCSGADLANIINEAALLAVRSKRKTVIMTDLDEAVEKAMIGLQKKSRVIREEERKVIAYHETGHAIVGSFTDGADKVHKVTIVPRGTSTLGYTFHIPEDDKHIVTEKQLLAEIDVLLGGRAAEQVKFNMVSTGAANDLTRATDIARSLITDYGMSSKFKNVALSKRGAGYLGDNEPRLVREYAETTQQYIDEEIAKIINTRYEGVIKMLNEKKHLLEKIATTLLEKETIENEEFDAIIAEEKAPKLFEKEGG
- a CDS encoding cache domain-containing protein, whose amino-acid sequence is MKSILKVKKIKTKLIALLLLLIAFTSLSISSIFIRHFYITTKQNIASDLQTIADDGALLVNEKINTTKTALEILSRMPELRDPNLHPREKAAIIDRELQYNKAFLRFSFTPADGTGFCATGPSYNAANSEWFRTAMSGKFFITEPYFAMMDKKFICLLAVPVFDGEKVIGVLGIDTLAESLSVLVKTTPVGQAGYCSINGRDGTVIADPDEGAVRDQENPILLAKSNQAFSQIGTFIEQSLNGKQEPSIVQYKGTDYISLSADGCLLHAYHTKSLRLRLSHHCSKCWELLF
- a CDS encoding methyl-accepting chemotaxis protein: MLGIIILIFIIADIIAIFFARRISTPLRNITTALQSISEGDGDLTASLPVNGNDEIAHIAYFFNKTIEKIRASILLVGQNTGIMQQIGDELSCNMTETASSIHQINMNIANVKQQVVSQSENVADAVSSVDEIKEAIEALNANVQKQVESVAASSKSIEYMVENIQEVAKTLGASEALIENLHQATSDGKETIGNSNTITQKITEESGSLLEASSVIQHIASQTNLLAMNAAIEAAHAGEAGKGFAVVADEIRKLAEDSATQGKTITATLKNFSNEIERLSGISHTVEETFNSIFTLADQVKAISNKITSAMQEQSSCSRTVLDTMNEMSGVTGEVSTGSANILRSGENIAKDIHKLNDSASVITDSMNEMASGAGQIDNAVTEANEITHKNKQSIESLAVEVGKFKV
- a CDS encoding InlB B-repeat-containing protein encodes the protein MKKTLFIFLLVVAALVLLPGCPQKINDEKIPAFAVTFNVQGRGKTPAALTIPKGSLLTAAQTPPLEFSGWKFGGWYKENTCTNKWNNDTDTVTENTTLYAKWTKNSNIAVTDLWQSKTDRPNDFYRIPALAVTNDGTLLAVTDLRYTDNTDLGYGHGIDLLIKRSEDNGKTWSGDTNITKIPDGDHNGYGDAAIVADRESDKVLILCVHGNVFYPNGTHSNHLKVIQFVSDDGGKTFPDSGKKDISDTIFGFNSTWKSLFFGSGRIMQSRYIKAGSHYRIYSALLSLDYGNAVVYSDDFGSTWHVLGDATNSPIPDGNEAKVEELPDGSVILSSRKNNGRFFSIFTYDDAASGGGQWSEKKTLDYSHGQGTNGEILIVKARKTDGTKKPVYLAFQSLPDVWKRKNVTIHWRELPNGSISVNDFISASAWNSHSYLVQNEDSAYSTMDVQRDGGIGFLYERNTRGLDYDIAYKNLPIDVITNGDYEAIFLGTGSKQCPYTDLEGKPVAESVKNYYQKEKLHWKE